Proteins from a single region of Paenibacillus sp. BIHB 4019:
- a CDS encoding contractile injection system protein, VgrG/Pvc8 family, which translates to MSTNIIAPHNVQIAPFELVHMLSLSVEKKINEHAKLVFTGIVSEDLKDSYVEMTDSETQVEVSQKDEEGGLSPLFYGLVQRIEVKAVRDVYVLKVEALSHTCQLDLEKHTRSYQDTGMTYKALIDQMAASYPGMDVLDTATQGASLGKFTLQYQETDWAFLKRMASRFQAGLMPSAMFNSPKVFLGTPDGDAAGKLADMPYSVRKDVLHYRRMCKIGMQGVTEQDFIFYEIETTQWLLDLGQCITFKKQQLYVCEMHSQWKEGMLSHRYLLCSGKGLSQPPLYAAALTGASLQGKVLAIAKDTVQIHLDIDEKQDAGKAYWFPYSSVYTAEGGTGWYCMPEKGDQVRVYFPSGKEENGIASSSVRQNVEEGEHNKLGNPDHKFFRTPAGKELKMTPEEIIITGKDGEVFIRLSDEGGIEIISKKKITIKAEEDIAIDSQQKVLISAKDEISLTCKESLIKMDGNTTIKGKELKTN; encoded by the coding sequence ATGAGCACGAATATCATTGCCCCGCATAATGTGCAGATTGCCCCATTTGAGCTTGTCCACATGCTGTCTTTATCCGTCGAGAAAAAAATCAATGAGCATGCGAAGCTGGTGTTTACCGGCATTGTGTCGGAGGATCTGAAGGACAGCTACGTGGAAATGACCGACTCCGAGACGCAGGTTGAGGTGAGCCAGAAGGATGAAGAGGGCGGTTTGTCCCCGTTATTTTATGGCTTGGTGCAGCGCATTGAGGTTAAGGCGGTACGCGACGTTTATGTGCTGAAGGTGGAGGCGCTGTCCCATACTTGCCAGCTTGATCTGGAGAAGCATACCCGTTCCTATCAGGATACGGGCATGACGTACAAGGCTCTCATTGATCAAATGGCTGCGAGCTATCCCGGCATGGATGTGCTGGATACGGCAACACAAGGGGCGAGTCTTGGAAAGTTCACCTTGCAATATCAGGAGACGGATTGGGCATTTCTCAAACGAATGGCCTCCCGGTTTCAGGCGGGCTTAATGCCGTCGGCGATGTTTAATTCCCCTAAAGTATTTCTTGGAACGCCGGATGGCGATGCTGCCGGAAAGCTTGCAGATATGCCCTACAGCGTGCGCAAGGATGTGCTGCATTACCGGCGGATGTGCAAAATCGGCATGCAGGGCGTGACGGAGCAGGACTTTATTTTTTATGAAATTGAAACGACGCAGTGGCTGCTGGACTTAGGGCAATGCATCACCTTCAAAAAGCAGCAGCTTTATGTATGCGAAATGCACAGCCAGTGGAAGGAAGGCATGCTGTCGCATCGTTATTTGCTCTGTTCGGGCAAGGGGCTAAGCCAGCCTCCGCTCTATGCTGCGGCCCTCACCGGAGCGTCGCTGCAAGGCAAGGTGCTGGCTATAGCGAAGGACACGGTGCAAATTCATCTCGACATTGACGAGAAGCAGGACGCGGGAAAAGCTTATTGGTTCCCTTATTCCTCCGTGTATACGGCGGAAGGAGGGACGGGCTGGTACTGCATGCCGGAGAAGGGCGATCAGGTCAGGGTGTATTTTCCGAGCGGCAAGGAGGAGAACGGCATTGCATCAAGCTCCGTCCGGCAAAATGTCGAGGAGGGCGAGCATAACAAGCTGGGCAATCCCGATCATAAGTTTTTTCGCACGCCAGCAGGCAAAGAGCTGAAAATGACACCTGAGGAAATCATAATTACCGGCAAGGACGGCGAGGTGTTCATCCGGCTCAGCGATGAGGGCGGCATTGAAATTATAAGCAAAAAGAAAATTACAATCAAAGCCGAGGAAGATATCGCTATTGATTCGCAGCAGAAGGTGCTTATTTCCGCCAAGGATGAAATCAGTCTGACCTGCAAGGAAAGCCTGATCAAGATGGACGGCAATACGACGATTAAGGGCAAGGAGCTTAAGACGAATTAA
- a CDS encoding pentapeptide repeat-containing protein: MQENRLELFEEQVADELSQRALLALERYFAAHKEQLAELFVQSFEQLCLYFGERQQEGLQGKLGHITYSLLRTELLAGSPLYMAEATDRTWYMDENSCYGSYDASWAFRDLAGLEKQLLAEARGYFSDSEAALQAEAVRLRTAVQAHRYVISLIRYAMPEAAKLKAYRELEKEVECEVRVGEYMDQSETVYKEDFHQKEAAEVRAYLEQKQELSYTYEVFAELDLARGNYAGIQALYSDFRGSDLSHSSFEGAALVGAKLSLSKLTQASFRYTLLCEADFRGSELQGADFSYCSGPSGMRDPFEWEHPGFVPLRFNGADLSGADFTLANVKGASFIGANLDGAIFEQANIEQALFSASARSQAAFSEEQLAQAIWIEEDGGA, from the coding sequence ATGCAGGAAAATCGGCTCGAGCTATTTGAGGAGCAGGTGGCTGATGAGCTAAGCCAGCGGGCGCTGCTCGCGTTGGAGCGGTATTTTGCAGCACACAAGGAACAGCTTGCGGAGCTGTTCGTGCAATCGTTTGAGCAGCTATGCCTTTATTTCGGAGAAAGGCAGCAGGAGGGGCTGCAGGGAAAGCTGGGGCATATCACCTATTCGCTGCTGCGGACGGAGCTGCTTGCGGGCAGCCCGCTTTATATGGCAGAGGCAACGGATCGAACATGGTATATGGATGAAAACAGCTGCTATGGCAGCTATGATGCAAGCTGGGCTTTTCGTGATCTGGCCGGGCTGGAGAAGCAGCTTCTGGCCGAGGCCAGAGGCTATTTCTCCGATTCAGAGGCTGCGCTTCAGGCAGAGGCAGTTCGGCTGAGGACTGCGGTGCAGGCGCATCGCTACGTCATTAGCTTAATCCGCTATGCGATGCCGGAGGCGGCGAAGCTGAAAGCCTACAGGGAGCTGGAGAAGGAAGTGGAATGCGAGGTTCGCGTGGGCGAGTACATGGATCAGAGCGAGACGGTGTACAAGGAGGATTTTCACCAAAAAGAGGCTGCCGAGGTTCGTGCTTACTTGGAGCAAAAGCAGGAGCTGTCTTACACCTATGAGGTGTTTGCAGAGCTGGATTTGGCCCGGGGCAATTATGCGGGCATTCAAGCGCTGTATAGCGATTTTCGCGGCAGCGACCTTTCTCACAGCTCGTTTGAAGGTGCAGCGCTGGTCGGAGCTAAGCTTAGCTTAAGCAAGCTCACGCAGGCCAGCTTTCGCTACACGCTGCTGTGCGAAGCGGATTTTCGCGGCAGCGAGCTGCAGGGAGCGGATTTCAGCTATTGCAGCGGGCCTAGCGGAATGCGGGATCCTTTCGAATGGGAGCATCCGGGTTTTGTGCCGCTGCGATTTAATGGCGCGGATTTGAGCGGGGCTGATTTTACGCTCGCTAATGTGAAGGGAGCAAGCTTCATCGGGGCTAATTTGGATGGCGCCATATTCGAGCAAGCGAATATAGAGCAGGCACTGTTTAGTGCCAGTGCCCGCAGCCAGGCTGCATTCAGCGAGGAGCAGCTGGCACAGGCCATATGGATAGAGGAGGACGGCGGAGCATGA
- a CDS encoding DUF4280 domain-containing protein, which translates to MSDGGNESATIIAGQGASESYVVAGAIISCNWGTKRMRLKTPLSHGVYIQKQAQLNIGDYMLGTNIMPFERCMSQSNPAVVAAGGIAPCTPIIALPWTNGKTETKVGGLPALLSCSKNSCLYCGTISIEDDGQGV; encoded by the coding sequence ATGAGCGATGGTGGAAACGAGTCGGCAACGATTATAGCGGGCCAAGGGGCGTCAGAAAGCTACGTCGTAGCGGGCGCAATCATCTCCTGCAATTGGGGGACGAAGCGGATGCGTCTTAAAACGCCTCTCAGCCATGGCGTATATATCCAAAAGCAAGCGCAGCTCAATATTGGCGATTATATGCTGGGGACGAACATTATGCCTTTTGAACGGTGCATGAGCCAGTCGAATCCGGCTGTCGTCGCGGCTGGCGGCATTGCGCCGTGCACGCCGATCATCGCGCTGCCATGGACGAATGGCAAAACAGAAACAAAGGTTGGCGGGCTCCCGGCGCTGCTCAGCTGCTCCAAAAATTCATGCTTGTACTGCGGCACGATCTCAATAGAAGATGACGGGCAGGGCGTATAG
- a CDS encoding RHS repeat-associated core domain-containing protein — MSTEKKAIGYEQLRLQWPYAVQQIQGLRIEKRVNEHALLWVSGILPEEREDQDLQLVSEQDQVELHQVDEQGGMVRILFSGTVASFMVRAIRSVYTFELTVLSHTSSMDLERNTRSFQHGEMLYDELLKTVLAAYPRADTINEAAHKEKLGELTLQYEETDWTFLKRMASRFGAVLVPEAAAASPKFWFGLGEGRLVELPLHSYTIAKTLSPYREAAALGEGESLREQDFLGYEVVSEQVLQIGDRVEVKGRELAVAEVGAELRQALLVFTYKLLPPSGIRQSELFNEQVVGAALEGRILEVKNAAVRVQLDVDTEQKQEEASWLPYASVYASEDGTGMHCMPEQGDAVQVYFPSRQEGEAMALSSVRKSGQDSPKMADSSVKSWTTPYGKEMKLAGQELSLIAQEGVLFIQLHEENGIEIRSDTAIAIKSEQPIELSSETKLAITAQEGLYLVCGNSSIVMDGDTDVLADELLLVGTYFAPVVVEDLDEEEVLPVPLPEPPPPEPEEPKKKGGWLGTLLDVVQVGLDIAGCVPGLGVVANVANAAISVGRGDYLGAAMSMASCIVPGAGPALKGARMAKNAAKAGKAMMKAANAAKATGKTLSAAQKAFKSTSAFTKQMVSGIKAVDGKVLTAARKVGSNLDKLEQVQKLKKVMKLPGVEQALDFAGDMAMDYVLEKTGLENLAYLSYLGGGKKRKGKRGKGKGKSSGKAKSHSKGKGKGSNSSPGKPSKKLNQEKQKKAKKESAKKDPSKADKRSCKNDPIHAGSGGQFIIHPALKLYGADTWMFEMHYHSLLETGGAMGAVWTHNFELALTFEEDEADSAAMAADHTAVNRVEADHAAITEAEAPFGKVLLAKQPIAEANPPGVTVWRTKSRRNRFVRQADGVYRSADSDVLGEELRQEPEGYVLWLRETQEQIYFNPAGQALKWVNAHGQALEMRYDAQGRLASLTDAITRQALKLAYDTQGLLSRVSEGKRTIRMQYNASHQMTRYIDANGNETDIGYHWNGKLARMSVGGAVQYENTFDEFGRITSQSDASGAIAYLDYDVESRFGYTITTATDRLGAVEVLVHDDLLQLVEIVQKDSSLVQLAYNEQGKLISETQADGSAVAMAYDDYGQLVSMTDALGHETSYVYDEQGLLVSETDEEGRTTAYAYDGGGRLAEILRADGAVAKMTYNANGQRESYVDFNGVTTSYAYGPDGRVLQIKDGEERMMVVEYDLSGRVASLGYPTGGTILREYDANDNLVKVIDPLKRVYAFGYDAFDRKTLVTLPSGAATAYVYNANGLLEREKDALGQVTAYRYDAEERLVARTDARGGQTQYEWDEADNLVAVTDALGRTERFGYDGLGRVNAMWDASGVQIAQLDYDAAGNRVAEINALGQATRYRFNKAGQIAAKENAKGQQTTFAYDAVARITEVMEHDEATYRQSYDGEGQITSYTDANGNETKLTYDRSGLLEQEENGTGEVLRFSYDNHGWLKRRENARGQQAAYGYDAAGQLKSIKDEAGQIDLSYNIDGNVIRVEEEGRVKRRTFDILGRLTSCQDSNGQTIRYAYDEAGNLRVMTYPEGKQVTYSYDLAGQMTQVKDWRGRVTRYSYDVNGRLVRTERPNGSIEQRGYDVQGQLVRLWDINRQGVMLQQYRMTYNELGQLVEEEEKQYTYDNLRRLVSGAMPGRKLWYSYDLGGNLTEAGEAPLALTAMSYAQDNRLATVNGKEVVYDADGNLLVLPMVLEKDVQAETATYRYDVRNRLTQAGRTSYTYDAEQVRMSLTWRGQTTHYVTDQVEELSRVLLEQDGRGETKAYFVYGAEGLIGREDSMGRYQSYHYDLRGSTTLLTDEKGRVTDRYTYGLYGERESHEGTTRQPFCYNGRDGVMTDPNGLYYMRARYYHTGIKRFLNRDVLRGSIVEGQTFNRFGYVNGDPVSFIDPFGLEALSGCKAWKDKIVLPSKPHSNKTEGHWFASKRKAVEEAKKEDTVKVYLNKGLQREVPGAKPRRPDVMVVKTNGKIDQYEVPSKTDDVLSLRKRMIENQKYLGDRAGKTEILNIRKR; from the coding sequence ATGTCCACGGAAAAAAAGGCCATCGGCTACGAGCAGCTGCGCCTGCAATGGCCGTATGCCGTGCAGCAAATTCAAGGGCTGCGCATCGAGAAACGCGTCAATGAGCATGCCCTTTTATGGGTAAGCGGCATCCTGCCGGAGGAGCGGGAGGATCAGGATTTACAGCTCGTCAGCGAGCAGGACCAGGTCGAGCTGCATCAGGTGGATGAGCAGGGCGGCATGGTGCGGATATTGTTCAGCGGGACCGTCGCAAGCTTTATGGTGCGGGCGATCCGCAGCGTATATACGTTTGAGCTCACGGTGCTGTCGCATACGAGCAGCATGGATTTGGAGCGCAATACGCGGTCCTTCCAGCATGGGGAAATGTTGTATGACGAGCTGCTGAAGACGGTGCTGGCGGCATATCCGAGGGCCGATACGATAAATGAAGCGGCGCATAAGGAAAAGCTGGGCGAGCTGACGCTGCAGTATGAGGAGACGGACTGGACTTTCCTCAAGCGCATGGCCTCGCGCTTTGGCGCCGTTCTCGTGCCGGAGGCTGCCGCGGCATCGCCTAAATTCTGGTTCGGTTTAGGCGAAGGGCGGCTCGTGGAGCTTCCGCTGCATAGCTATACGATTGCCAAGACATTGTCGCCCTATCGGGAGGCGGCTGCTCTAGGGGAGGGAGAGTCGTTAAGGGAGCAGGACTTTCTCGGCTATGAAGTCGTCAGCGAGCAGGTGCTGCAAATCGGTGATCGCGTAGAGGTAAAAGGGCGCGAGCTGGCGGTTGCTGAGGTGGGGGCGGAGCTGCGGCAGGCGCTGCTCGTCTTTACCTATAAGCTGCTGCCCCCATCCGGCATTCGCCAGAGCGAGCTGTTTAATGAGCAGGTCGTAGGAGCAGCGCTCGAAGGACGAATTCTTGAGGTGAAAAACGCGGCCGTGCGCGTTCAGCTCGATGTGGATACGGAGCAAAAGCAGGAGGAAGCCAGCTGGCTTCCGTACGCATCGGTATACGCATCGGAGGATGGGACCGGCATGCACTGCATGCCGGAGCAGGGCGATGCGGTGCAGGTGTATTTTCCAAGCCGCCAGGAAGGGGAGGCGATGGCGCTCAGCTCGGTGCGCAAGAGCGGGCAGGATTCCCCGAAAATGGCGGATTCCAGCGTCAAGTCATGGACGACCCCGTATGGCAAGGAAATGAAGCTCGCCGGGCAGGAGCTGTCGCTTATTGCGCAGGAAGGCGTGCTGTTCATTCAGCTGCATGAGGAGAACGGCATTGAAATTCGCAGCGATACGGCAATTGCGATTAAATCGGAGCAGCCGATTGAGCTTTCCTCGGAGACGAAGCTGGCGATTACAGCGCAGGAAGGGCTGTATCTCGTCTGTGGCAATAGCAGCATTGTGATGGATGGCGATACGGATGTGCTTGCCGATGAGCTGCTGCTGGTCGGCACGTATTTTGCTCCCGTTGTCGTAGAGGATCTCGATGAGGAGGAAGTGCTGCCGGTGCCGCTGCCCGAGCCGCCGCCTCCAGAGCCGGAGGAGCCGAAGAAAAAAGGCGGCTGGCTCGGCACGCTGCTCGATGTCGTGCAGGTCGGGCTGGATATTGCCGGCTGTGTGCCAGGGCTTGGCGTAGTCGCGAACGTGGCGAATGCGGCGATTTCAGTTGGACGCGGCGACTATCTAGGCGCGGCGATGTCGATGGCGTCTTGTATTGTGCCGGGAGCAGGGCCAGCTCTCAAGGGAGCGAGAATGGCGAAAAATGCCGCCAAAGCCGGCAAAGCGATGATGAAAGCCGCTAATGCGGCCAAAGCTACCGGCAAGACGCTGAGTGCGGCGCAAAAGGCGTTTAAGTCAACCTCGGCTTTCACGAAGCAGATGGTGAGCGGCATTAAGGCGGTAGACGGCAAGGTGCTGACGGCAGCGCGCAAGGTAGGCAGCAATTTGGACAAGCTGGAGCAGGTGCAGAAGCTCAAAAAGGTAATGAAGCTGCCGGGTGTCGAGCAAGCGCTGGATTTTGCCGGAGATATGGCGATGGATTATGTTTTGGAGAAGACGGGCCTTGAAAATCTGGCGTATTTGTCCTATCTCGGCGGAGGCAAGAAAAGGAAAGGAAAACGCGGGAAAGGCAAAGGGAAAAGCTCAGGGAAGGCGAAGAGCCATAGCAAGGGCAAAGGGAAAGGCAGCAATAGCAGCCCGGGCAAGCCATCGAAGAAGCTCAATCAGGAGAAGCAGAAGAAGGCGAAAAAGGAATCTGCCAAGAAAGATCCGAGCAAGGCGGATAAGCGCAGCTGTAAAAATGACCCGATCCATGCGGGCTCAGGCGGGCAATTTATTATCCATCCCGCTCTCAAGCTCTATGGCGCGGACACTTGGATGTTCGAGATGCATTACCATTCGTTGCTGGAAACGGGCGGAGCGATGGGCGCGGTATGGACGCATAACTTTGAGCTGGCTCTTACGTTTGAGGAAGATGAAGCGGACTCTGCGGCAATGGCAGCCGATCATACGGCAGTTAATCGTGTGGAAGCCGATCATGCGGCAATTACTGAGGCGGAAGCGCCGTTTGGTAAGGTGCTGCTTGCGAAGCAGCCGATTGCCGAAGCTAATCCGCCAGGTGTTACGGTCTGGCGGACGAAAAGCCGCCGCAATCGTTTTGTAAGACAGGCAGACGGGGTTTATCGCAGTGCGGATAGCGATGTGCTTGGCGAGGAGCTGCGGCAGGAGCCGGAAGGCTATGTGCTGTGGCTGCGTGAAACGCAGGAGCAGATTTATTTTAACCCGGCAGGCCAGGCATTGAAATGGGTGAATGCTCATGGACAGGCACTGGAAATGCGTTATGATGCGCAGGGACGGCTCGCCAGCTTAACGGATGCGATTACGCGGCAAGCGCTGAAGCTGGCTTACGATACGCAGGGGCTGCTCAGCCGCGTGAGCGAGGGCAAGCGAACCATTCGGATGCAATATAATGCTTCCCATCAAATGACGCGGTATATCGATGCGAATGGCAATGAGACGGACATCGGCTACCACTGGAATGGCAAGCTTGCGCGGATGAGTGTAGGCGGAGCGGTTCAATACGAAAATACGTTTGACGAGTTTGGCCGAATTACGAGCCAGTCGGATGCATCCGGCGCTATCGCGTATTTGGACTACGATGTGGAAAGCCGCTTTGGCTACACAATTACGACTGCAACGGATCGGCTGGGCGCGGTTGAAGTGCTGGTGCATGATGATTTGCTTCAATTGGTAGAAATCGTCCAGAAGGACAGCAGTCTCGTGCAGCTGGCGTACAACGAACAGGGCAAGCTAATATCGGAAACGCAGGCGGATGGCAGCGCAGTTGCGATGGCCTATGACGACTATGGGCAGCTGGTCAGCATGACGGATGCGCTAGGCCATGAGACGAGCTACGTTTACGACGAGCAGGGGCTGCTCGTGAGTGAAACGGATGAGGAAGGGCGGACGACCGCTTATGCCTATGATGGCGGAGGAAGACTAGCTGAAATCCTCCGCGCGGATGGCGCAGTAGCCAAAATGACGTACAATGCGAACGGGCAGCGGGAAAGCTACGTCGATTTTAACGGTGTAACGACCTCGTATGCTTACGGCCCGGATGGACGCGTCCTGCAAATAAAAGACGGCGAAGAGCGTATGATGGTCGTGGAATATGACCTGTCGGGGAGAGTTGCGAGCCTGGGCTACCCAACAGGCGGAACCATTTTACGCGAGTATGATGCGAATGATAATTTGGTGAAAGTTATCGATCCGTTGAAACGGGTATATGCTTTTGGCTATGATGCGTTCGATCGAAAGACGCTGGTAACGCTGCCTTCGGGTGCGGCAACCGCGTATGTATACAATGCGAATGGCTTGCTGGAGCGTGAAAAGGATGCGCTCGGACAAGTAACCGCCTATCGTTATGATGCCGAGGAACGGCTGGTGGCGCGAACGGATGCGCGCGGCGGGCAGACGCAGTATGAGTGGGATGAAGCGGACAATTTGGTCGCCGTTACGGATGCGCTCGGAAGGACGGAGCGTTTTGGCTATGATGGGCTGGGCCGGGTCAACGCCATGTGGGATGCCAGTGGAGTGCAAATCGCGCAGCTCGATTATGACGCGGCAGGCAATCGGGTGGCAGAAATCAATGCGCTTGGCCAAGCGACGCGTTACCGTTTTAACAAAGCGGGACAGATTGCCGCGAAGGAAAACGCAAAAGGGCAGCAGACGACATTCGCGTATGATGCCGTGGCCCGAATTACGGAGGTCATGGAGCATGACGAAGCGACGTATCGCCAGAGCTATGACGGCGAAGGGCAAATTACGAGCTATACGGATGCGAATGGCAATGAAACGAAGCTGACGTATGACCGCAGCGGTCTGCTGGAGCAGGAAGAGAATGGAACAGGCGAGGTGCTGCGCTTCTCGTATGACAATCACGGCTGGCTGAAGAGAAGGGAGAATGCCCGAGGCCAACAGGCGGCGTATGGCTATGATGCCGCAGGCCAATTGAAATCCATAAAGGATGAAGCGGGGCAGATTGACCTCAGCTATAATATCGACGGGAATGTTATTCGGGTAGAAGAAGAAGGGCGCGTGAAGCGGCGCACATTCGACATTTTGGGGCGCCTTACCTCCTGCCAGGACAGCAATGGCCAGACGATTCGCTACGCCTATGATGAAGCCGGAAATTTGCGCGTCATGACTTATCCAGAAGGCAAGCAAGTAACGTATTCGTATGACCTTGCGGGCCAGATGACGCAGGTGAAGGACTGGCGTGGACGTGTGACCCGTTACAGCTATGATGTGAACGGCAGGCTGGTTCGCACCGAACGTCCGAATGGAAGTATAGAGCAGCGAGGCTATGATGTGCAGGGCCAGTTGGTGCGGCTGTGGGATATTAACCGTCAAGGCGTCATGTTGCAGCAGTATCGCATGACCTACAATGAGCTGGGCCAACTGGTGGAAGAGGAAGAAAAGCAGTATACCTATGATAATTTGCGCCGTCTTGTGAGCGGAGCGATGCCGGGACGCAAGCTGTGGTATAGCTACGACCTCGGAGGCAACCTGACAGAAGCGGGCGAAGCGCCGCTGGCTTTAACGGCGATGAGCTATGCGCAAGACAATCGTCTTGCCACAGTGAACGGCAAGGAAGTCGTATATGATGCGGACGGGAATTTACTCGTATTGCCCATGGTGCTGGAGAAGGATGTTCAGGCAGAGACAGCGACATATCGGTACGATGTGCGGAATCGTCTGACGCAGGCTGGACGAACCAGTTATACGTACGATGCCGAGCAAGTGCGCATGTCGTTGACATGGCGCGGACAGACGACACATTATGTGACGGATCAGGTGGAAGAGTTAAGCCGAGTGCTGTTAGAACAGGATGGACGGGGCGAGACGAAGGCTTATTTTGTGTATGGAGCGGAAGGGCTAATCGGTCGAGAAGACAGCATGGGCCGCTACCAGAGCTATCATTATGATTTGCGCGGCAGTACGACGTTGCTGACGGATGAGAAAGGGCGAGTGACGGACCGATACACCTACGGATTGTATGGAGAGCGGGAGAGTCACGAAGGGACAACGCGGCAGCCGTTTTGCTATAATGGACGAGACGGCGTCATGACCGATCCGAACGGTCTTTACTACATGCGGGCGCGGTATTACCATACCGGCATCAAGCGGTTTTTGAACCGGGATGTGCTGCGCGGAAGCATAGTAGAAGGGCAGACCTTTAACCGGTTTGGGTATGTGAATGGCGATCCGGTGAGCTTTATTGATCCGTTTGGGTTGGAAGCGTTGAGTGGATGTAAAGCATGGAAAGATAAAATTGTACTTCCTAGCAAGCCCCATAGCAATAAAACGGAAGGGCACTGGTTTGCAAGTAAGAGGAAAGCAGTTGAGGAAGCTAAAAAGGAAGATACTGTTAAGGTATACTTAAATAAAGGCCTCCAGAGAGAAGTTCCTGGTGCTAAACCAAGAAGACCTGATGTTATGGTAGTTAAGACAAATGGAAAAATTGATCAGTATGAAGTACCAAGTAAAACGGACGATGTGCTTTCTTTGAGAAAACGTATGATAGAAAATCAAAAATATTTAGGAGACAGAGCAGGCAAAACTGAAATTCTAAATATAAGGAAACGGTGA